A single window of Elusimicrobiota bacterium DNA harbors:
- a CDS encoding nucleotidyltransferase domain-containing protein: MAKKTDIKIIVQEFVEQLSKVIHIKAVYLFGSYANGKQNEYSDIDIAIISKDFSGFRYDDRQKINPVVLHTNINIETHPITIKEFNSKNPFIKEILRTGKRIV; encoded by the coding sequence ATGGCTAAGAAAACAGATATAAAAATTATTGTACAGGAGTTCGTTGAACAGTTAAGTAAGGTTATTCATATTAAAGCTGTATATTTATTTGGATCATATGCCAACGGCAAACAAAACGAGTATAGCGATATTGACATTGCTATCATATCAAAAGATTTTTCTGGATTCCGGTATGATGACAGACAAAAAATTAATCCAGTGGTATTGCATACCAATATTAATATAGAAACGCATCCGATAACTATAAAAGAATTTAACAGTAAGAACCCGTTTATCAAAGAAATATTACGTACCGGAAAACGGATTGTATAG
- a CDS encoding nucleotidyltransferase domain-containing protein, whose protein sequence is MDKNIFKKELTKIVEITKEYGAKSVILFGSCVENVETARDIDVAVKGVKPRLFFEMYGKILDVIDSEIDLVPLENARKHFAQNIIGTGQWVYGKK, encoded by the coding sequence ATGGATAAAAATATATTCAAGAAAGAACTTACTAAAATAGTAGAAATAACCAAAGAATATGGCGCGAAATCTGTAATATTGTTTGGCTCCTGTGTAGAAAACGTTGAAACCGCGCGGGATATAGATGTTGCAGTTAAAGGTGTAAAACCAAGGCTGTTTTTTGAGATGTATGGCAAAATATTGGATGTTATTGACAGTGAAATAGATTTAGTACCGTTGGAAAATGCCCGAAAACATTTCGCTCAAAATATTATTGGAACAGGACAATGGGTCTATGGCAAAAAATAA
- a CDS encoding Gfo/Idh/MocA family oxidoreductase: MDIPVKLAVIGCGNSATNIHLPALKKLVPKFSITQVCNHTQEKARIYAAACGPDVTLCTDYRDVLVNPNIDAVIIALPIELNYPVTRTALAAGKHVLVEKPIASTRVEAIEMVSLGRKYPTLVKMVAENFRYHQVILRIKQILDSGIIGIPYSVLWNRMSDVTPGSNRYAKTSWRLNHKHVGGFLTDGGVHNVSAIRLLFGDITDGTAVVKTINPAVGKMDTMTFMFSTATGVHGVLNSYYSSKGYVNHTLIISGTTGTIENTGNKIVIKTPASASVSTEESIENDGGHTAQLEDFYSAIRNGTKPKSTFKEGCTDFVTLVDAIEHANILPKLNL; the protein is encoded by the coding sequence ATGGATATACCAGTAAAACTAGCAGTGATTGGATGCGGTAATTCCGCAACTAATATTCATTTACCCGCTCTTAAGAAGTTAGTACCAAAATTCAGTATCACCCAGGTGTGTAACCATACCCAAGAAAAAGCGAGGATCTACGCCGCAGCCTGCGGGCCTGATGTTACCTTGTGCACAGACTACCGTGATGTTTTGGTTAATCCCAATATTGACGCTGTGATCATAGCATTGCCTATAGAACTAAACTATCCTGTTACGCGTACCGCCCTTGCTGCGGGGAAGCATGTACTGGTTGAGAAACCTATCGCCTCAACCCGGGTGGAAGCTATTGAGATGGTAAGCCTCGGGCGTAAGTACCCAACGTTAGTCAAGATGGTAGCTGAAAATTTTAGGTATCACCAGGTAATACTGAGGATAAAACAAATACTTGATTCCGGCATTATCGGCATACCGTACTCTGTGTTATGGAACCGTATGTCGGATGTAACACCCGGGAGTAACCGTTACGCAAAGACGAGTTGGAGGCTTAACCACAAACACGTTGGCGGCTTCCTTACCGACGGCGGTGTGCATAATGTTTCAGCGATACGCTTATTATTCGGGGATATAACAGACGGTACGGCGGTAGTGAAAACTATTAACCCCGCGGTCGGTAAGATGGATACCATGACGTTTATGTTTAGTACCGCCACTGGTGTGCATGGCGTCCTGAACTCATATTACAGTTCAAAAGGGTATGTCAACCATACACTGATAATCAGCGGTACTACCGGCACGATTGAGAATACCGGCAACAAAATTGTTATCAAAACCCCCGCCAGTGCGAGTGTTAGTACTGAGGAAAGTATTGAGAATGACGGTGGGCATACCGCGCAGCTTGAAGATTTTTATAGTGCTATACGTAACGGAACGAAACCTAAGAGCACGTTTAAGGAAGGCTGCACTGATTTTGTAACACTAGTTGATGCGATTGAGCACGCGAACATATTACCTAAGTTAAATTTATAA
- a CDS encoding DUF6569 family protein — protein MVTETKTVLESFLSTLTVLPGMDYQKVELYPLSTGTRHSRGVEYQSADAALKHGVAEITEIDAGGHVPELRFVNRGNSKVFIIDGQELRGAKQNRNNAVPRRYRCKRCGGGYQR, from the coding sequence ATGGTTACAGAAACAAAAACAGTGTTAGAATCGTTTTTATCAACGTTAACTGTTCTGCCAGGTATGGACTACCAAAAAGTGGAACTATACCCGTTATCAACCGGCACGCGGCACTCTAGGGGTGTTGAATACCAAAGCGCGGATGCTGCGTTGAAACACGGCGTTGCGGAGATCACGGAAATCGATGCGGGCGGGCACGTACCGGAATTACGGTTTGTCAACCGCGGGAATAGTAAGGTGTTCATCATAGACGGGCAGGAACTCCGGGGTGCGAAGCAAAACCGTAATAATGCGGTACCCCGAAGGTACCGGTGCAAACGGTGTGGCGGTGGTTATCAACGGTAA
- a CDS encoding ATP-binding protein: MINRKIELSAILRFLKSYPVVGLIGARQVGKTTVARIIGSQWKGKVSYFDAENPEDQARLADPMIALKSLTGLVVIDEIQRLPQIFSVLRVLADRPGNKVKFLVLGSASPELLKQGSESLAGRIKYYEIGGFRINDIEMKNVEQLWFRGGFPKSYLSRSSKESFEWRQSFISTFLERDIPQLGININSVTLRRFWTMLANYHGQIWNSSEFARSFGVADTTVRGYLDRLTSALVVRQLLPWHANISKRQVKMPKIYLSDSGLLHTLLNLRTIQDVEGHPKLGASWEGFLLDQVIRHIDADKNECYFWATHAGAELDLLIVRGRQRIGFEFKRATAPKITPSMISAKQDLKLDELTVIFYGNTSFPLKEGIRAVGAENIIEDIKPLKG; this comes from the coding sequence ATGATTAATAGAAAAATAGAGTTATCAGCGATACTCCGGTTCTTAAAGTCTTATCCAGTAGTAGGCCTGATTGGAGCGCGGCAGGTAGGTAAAACTACAGTTGCGCGAATAATAGGTTCCCAATGGAAAGGGAAAGTATCTTACTTTGATGCTGAAAATCCTGAGGACCAAGCACGGCTGGCAGATCCTATGATTGCGTTAAAATCATTAACCGGCTTGGTCGTGATTGACGAGATACAAAGGCTTCCTCAAATATTTAGTGTATTGCGTGTTCTGGCAGATAGGCCGGGGAACAAAGTTAAATTCTTGGTTTTAGGCAGTGCATCGCCGGAACTTTTAAAACAAGGATCCGAGAGTCTTGCGGGTAGAATAAAATATTATGAGATCGGTGGTTTTAGGATTAATGATATTGAAATGAAGAATGTAGAACAGTTATGGTTCAGGGGAGGATTCCCGAAGTCGTATTTATCGCGAAGTTCTAAAGAAAGTTTTGAATGGCGGCAAAGTTTTATCAGTACATTTTTGGAAAGAGATATCCCGCAGCTTGGGATTAACATCAATTCGGTTACGCTAAGGCGTTTTTGGACTATGCTGGCAAATTATCACGGGCAGATATGGAATTCATCCGAGTTCGCACGGTCTTTTGGTGTGGCAGATACTACGGTACGAGGGTATTTAGACCGCCTGACATCAGCGCTTGTTGTCAGGCAATTATTGCCATGGCATGCGAACATTTCTAAACGTCAGGTTAAAATGCCAAAGATATATTTATCTGATAGCGGGCTTCTTCATACATTATTAAACTTAAGAACGATACAGGATGTTGAAGGTCATCCCAAACTCGGGGCTTCATGGGAAGGGTTTTTGTTAGATCAAGTCATCCGGCATATTGACGCGGACAAAAATGAATGTTATTTCTGGGCTACGCATGCCGGTGCGGAATTAGATCTGTTAATAGTGCGGGGAAGACAAAGGATCGGGTTTGAATTTAAAAGAGCTACTGCACCAAAAATTACGCCGTCCATGATTTCCGCGAAACAAGACTTAAAGCTTGACGAACTGACTGTTATTTTTTATGGAAACACTTCTTTCCCGCTGAAAGAAGGAATCCGTGCGGTTGGTGCTGAAAATATTATTGAAGATATTAAACCGCTTAAAGGTTAA
- a CDS encoding DUF6785 family protein: MDNTNKGITWKVYAIAGVLTLLSAVWVQLTELIFQTCQISESVPAIPALAFLLLLTGINFLVNRFAKKYALTRSEIVFIYIFLAVAVPMMSVGVVRRLFPLLTALFYFNTPENKFEVLQKYIPDWLVPKDNETIRAMYEGAVNNVVPWLNWAVPLLMWTLFLVILWFTLMCILVLFRKQWVEKEHLTFPLLYLPLEITEDSKLGDKVPFFKNPVMWIGFGLAFMYNAANILNAFNPDFPAMGTSLDIGKYFTEAPFSSIRPLNLFYRPELIGLGYLVSLEVSFSIWLFYLLFKISTVFANVAGYKIPGFPFEQEQSFGVYLALGLFLTWTARKHILTAVRKAFFNDPGIDDTDEPLPYKVAVFGILGGTLFLIAYLTLAGMSLWVSILLLFLMYITALVYTRIRAEVGTPMMLLYPFNAGGQTFMYNAFGTGIFSVGGNFANLTLLSVMRFIGGEDAYFHALAANQMEAFKLADEVKTNKRRVAVLLIIAVAVGLIVSYCLHLISYYKYGCNLLEGGTSTGGYRVTLALKEYNTASAAMLNPVQPNLTKTAYTVFGFAVTTVMIQLRTFIVGLPLNPLGYAMAGAYGRILWGPFFLVWLLKLLILRIGGVNLYRKLIPLFIGLAVGHFITAGAIWGTAAIFGGADAYRNYGVFFG; the protein is encoded by the coding sequence ATGGATAACACTAATAAAGGAATTACCTGGAAAGTTTACGCAATTGCGGGTGTACTTACACTCCTAAGTGCTGTGTGGGTACAATTAACCGAACTCATCTTCCAAACATGCCAGATCTCAGAAAGTGTCCCTGCGATCCCTGCACTTGCCTTTTTGTTATTACTCACAGGGATAAACTTTTTGGTTAACCGTTTCGCGAAGAAGTACGCGCTTACCCGCAGTGAGATCGTCTTTATCTACATATTCCTCGCGGTTGCGGTCCCCATGATGTCCGTCGGGGTGGTAAGGCGTTTATTCCCGTTACTCACCGCCTTGTTTTACTTCAATACACCTGAAAATAAGTTTGAGGTATTACAAAAATATATCCCGGACTGGCTTGTCCCAAAGGATAACGAAACCATACGTGCAATGTACGAAGGCGCGGTTAATAACGTTGTCCCGTGGCTAAACTGGGCCGTACCGTTACTCATGTGGACACTGTTTTTAGTAATTTTATGGTTCACACTAATGTGTATCCTCGTGTTATTCCGTAAACAATGGGTGGAGAAAGAACACTTAACCTTTCCATTACTATACCTCCCGCTGGAGATCACAGAGGATAGTAAACTCGGTGATAAAGTACCGTTCTTCAAGAATCCCGTTATGTGGATCGGGTTCGGGCTTGCGTTTATGTATAACGCTGCGAATATACTTAACGCGTTTAATCCAGACTTCCCCGCGATGGGAACGTCACTGGATATCGGGAAGTACTTTACCGAAGCGCCGTTTAGCTCTATCCGCCCATTAAATTTATTTTACCGCCCGGAACTCATCGGGCTAGGCTACCTTGTATCGTTAGAAGTATCATTCTCAATTTGGCTATTTTATTTATTATTCAAAATCAGTACAGTATTTGCTAACGTCGCGGGCTACAAAATCCCGGGGTTCCCGTTTGAACAAGAACAAAGTTTTGGGGTATACCTCGCATTAGGATTATTCTTAACCTGGACCGCGAGAAAACATATCCTTACTGCCGTACGGAAAGCCTTCTTCAATGACCCCGGTATTGACGATACGGATGAACCCTTACCTTATAAAGTAGCGGTATTCGGTATCCTTGGCGGGACGCTATTCTTAATAGCATACTTAACACTTGCCGGGATGTCGTTATGGGTAAGTATACTACTACTCTTCCTAATGTATATCACAGCACTGGTATACACGCGTATCCGTGCGGAAGTCGGGACACCAATGATGTTATTGTACCCGTTCAATGCCGGTGGGCAAACGTTTATGTACAACGCATTTGGTACGGGCATATTCTCGGTAGGCGGCAACTTCGCGAACCTGACATTACTATCGGTAATGCGTTTTATCGGTGGGGAGGACGCGTACTTCCACGCACTCGCTGCTAATCAGATGGAAGCATTCAAACTCGCGGATGAAGTTAAAACCAATAAACGCAGGGTAGCGGTATTACTCATAATCGCTGTGGCTGTAGGGTTAATAGTTTCCTACTGCCTGCATTTAATATCGTACTATAAGTACGGCTGTAACTTACTTGAAGGCGGCACTTCTACCGGCGGGTACCGTGTTACCTTAGCGTTAAAAGAATACAATACAGCCTCCGCTGCTATGCTAAATCCCGTACAACCTAACCTAACAAAAACAGCGTATACCGTCTTTGGTTTTGCTGTGACAACTGTGATGATCCAACTTCGCACGTTTATTGTGGGGTTACCGTTGAACCCCTTGGGATACGCAATGGCAGGTGCGTATGGGCGTATACTCTGGGGCCCATTTTTTTTGGTCTGGCTACTAAAACTACTGATCCTGCGTATCGGCGGGGTTAATCTCTACCGTAAATTAATACCGTTGTTTATAGGGCTAGCCGTTGGGCATTTTATTACTGCCGGCGCGATCTGGGGTACTGCCGCGATATTCGGCGGTGCGGATGCTTATAGAAACTACGGCGTTTTTTTTGGGTAA